Proteins encoded within one genomic window of Rhodohalobacter sp. SW132:
- a CDS encoding ATP-binding protein, whose amino-acid sequence MSYITRELEKEVRSSLLKNPVTAVLGPRQCGKSTLVKQIIKDLKDVIYLDLERPSDLQKLNDPEWFLSSQKEKLVCLDEIQRHPDLFPVIRSLVDEDRTPGRFLILGSASRDLIKQSSESLAGRISYKTLTPFLWSEISDRVTMEQYIARGGFPISLLSNEEPDSYEWRRDFISTFLERDLLQFAGFTSVTMRRLWQMLAHSNGQMLNLSSIGESLGVSHTTVRNYVDLLEHTFMVKQLHPWRGNTRKRLMKSPKVYLTDSGIIAALLQLNGFDQVAGHPVFGSLWESIVLMQLKAHFPNAEFSYYRTNHGNELDLILSFPNKIVAVECKATVAPSLTKGTYKAAEDVGPDRLFVAAPVDQGYPMNKDVEVVSLNELIKRVDEEV is encoded by the coding sequence ATGTCCTATATTACACGTGAACTGGAAAAAGAGGTCCGATCCTCGTTATTGAAAAACCCCGTGACGGCTGTTCTCGGACCGCGTCAGTGTGGTAAATCCACGCTTGTGAAGCAGATCATCAAAGATCTGAAGGATGTCATCTACCTGGATCTTGAGCGGCCATCCGATCTGCAAAAACTGAATGACCCGGAATGGTTTCTGTCATCACAGAAAGAGAAGCTGGTTTGCCTGGATGAAATTCAGCGTCATCCGGATCTTTTTCCCGTCATTCGCAGCCTTGTGGATGAAGACCGGACACCGGGCAGATTTTTAATCCTGGGATCTGCTTCACGTGATCTGATTAAACAGAGCTCCGAATCACTTGCCGGACGTATTTCATACAAAACGCTTACCCCTTTCTTGTGGAGTGAAATATCAGACCGGGTGACGATGGAGCAGTATATAGCAAGAGGCGGATTTCCGATATCTCTGCTCAGTAATGAGGAACCTGATTCTTATGAATGGCGCCGTGATTTTATTTCTACATTCCTGGAGCGCGATCTGTTGCAGTTTGCAGGTTTTACTTCCGTAACCATGCGCCGTTTATGGCAGATGCTGGCCCACAGTAACGGACAAATGCTGAACCTGAGCAGCATTGGGGAGTCGCTTGGTGTGAGTCATACTACTGTTCGAAACTACGTGGATCTATTGGAGCATACCTTTATGGTGAAACAACTTCACCCGTGGAGAGGCAACACCAGGAAACGGCTGATGAAATCACCAAAAGTGTACCTGACCGACAGCGGTATCATAGCTGCGCTCTTGCAGCTAAATGGATTTGACCAGGTTGCGGGGCATCCTGTATTTGGATCTCTTTGGGAATCCATCGTACTGATGCAGCTTAAGGCTCACTTTCCGAACGCAGAATTCAGCTATTACAGAACAAACCACGGTAATGAACTGGATCTGATTCTTTCATTTCCCAATAAAATTGTTGCTGTTGAATGCAAAGCAACGGTTGCCCCATCGCTCACAAAAGGAACGTACAAAGCTGCAGAGGATGTGGGTCCGGATCGCCTTTTTGTAGCTGCACCTGTCGATCAGGGCTATCCGATGAACAAAGATGTTGAGGTAGTTTCACTCAATGAGTTGATTAAGCGGGTAGACGAGGAAGTGTGA
- a CDS encoding DUF4157 domain-containing protein yields the protein MIAFNTPHKPQPKLKIGSPNDKYEQQADRVADAVVNTPGQPLQMQAMEDDEELQMKCKECEEEERLQMKCKTSESIQMAPSGAPQQQPGYTSAGVSNKISSLKGTGQKLPSRLNRELSHKIGTDFSDVSIHKGDEASSLSKQIGARAFTHEKDIYFNSGEYKPDSSEGKHLLAHELTHVVQQDGYEASSPVQRQSPTTESGNPTSETLNQEQRNWLYQRIEHRLGSAFTTFAIACERHRDELRAAAARQEEAASLVLDVVLTFASPGLGRLLQQAVSRAVHTGASLMAYRIALGAINRSDQIVSAAGSIAKLEAKHGFQAVLSRSAEENYVDELYQAMRVAIDHLHQGLPEMSDEELSIIYTNYDPEIATLNYYVAEIGRLISLYQSQVAPIGQRTDGVYGLMKARWVEGSVWRALALTGEGRYYNQDRRPHFIAWISPNMRTLAERATEAVNQNGINSVHYQDLNLTGADGERALAMLDSEYSFLYQCGMVVERSRGVPQRQGAACPGCHGENTRTLTPEPNLNRFDSQAWQLFQQGEQTLVDTERLREWIERDE from the coding sequence ATGATTGCATTTAATACACCACATAAACCTCAGCCAAAGCTGAAAATTGGATCGCCGAACGATAAATATGAACAACAGGCCGATCGGGTTGCTGATGCCGTTGTGAATACGCCGGGACAGCCCTTGCAAATGCAGGCGATGGAAGATGATGAGGAGCTTCAAATGAAGTGCAAAGAGTGTGAAGAGGAAGAGAGGCTTCAGATGAAGTGCAAAACATCCGAATCGATACAGATGGCTCCCTCCGGTGCTCCACAACAGCAGCCAGGTTATACATCGGCAGGGGTATCTAATAAAATCAGCAGTTTGAAAGGAACTGGACAAAAACTGCCCTCACGCCTAAACCGTGAATTGTCTCATAAAATAGGCACAGATTTTTCAGATGTATCCATACACAAAGGAGATGAAGCCTCCTCTTTAAGTAAACAAATAGGTGCGCGTGCGTTTACTCATGAAAAAGATATTTACTTCAACTCCGGAGAATATAAACCTGACTCTTCGGAAGGAAAACACCTGCTGGCGCATGAATTGACACACGTGGTGCAGCAAGACGGTTATGAAGCATCCAGTCCAGTCCAAAGACAATCTCCGACAACAGAGTCGGGGAATCCTACCTCTGAGACGCTCAATCAGGAACAGAGAAATTGGCTATACCAGCGAATAGAACACAGGCTTGGTTCTGCGTTTACAACCTTTGCTATAGCCTGCGAACGACATCGTGATGAGCTCCGTGCAGCTGCGGCAAGACAAGAGGAGGCAGCGAGTCTTGTACTAGATGTGGTGCTAACGTTTGCATCCCCCGGGCTGGGAAGACTTTTACAGCAAGCCGTTTCAAGAGCGGTCCATACAGGAGCCTCGCTCATGGCATATCGGATTGCACTTGGAGCAATCAACCGCAGCGACCAAATTGTATCAGCAGCTGGTTCGATCGCAAAACTGGAGGCAAAGCATGGTTTTCAGGCAGTGCTTAGCCGGAGCGCAGAAGAAAATTATGTTGATGAGCTGTATCAGGCCATGCGAGTAGCCATTGACCATCTCCATCAGGGTCTTCCCGAAATGTCGGATGAGGAGTTGAGTATCATCTACACAAACTATGATCCGGAAATTGCTACTCTCAACTATTATGTCGCGGAAATCGGCCGCTTGATCTCACTTTATCAATCGCAAGTGGCACCAATTGGTCAGCGAACCGACGGGGTATATGGACTAATGAAAGCGCGATGGGTCGAAGGTTCCGTCTGGAGAGCATTAGCACTTACGGGCGAAGGACGATATTACAACCAAGATAGAAGGCCTCATTTTATTGCATGGATAAGCCCTAACATGCGTACACTTGCTGAACGCGCAACCGAAGCAGTTAACCAAAACGGAATAAATAGTGTCCATTATCAGGATTTAAATCTCACCGGCGCAGATGGAGAGCGTGCTTTAGCCATGCTTGACTCGGAATACAGTTTCCTTTACCAATGTGGAATGGTAGTGGAACGGTCGCGTGGGGTACCTCAGCGGCAAGGCGCTGCTTGTCCAGGATGCCACGGTGAAAATACGCGTACTCTGACGCCTGAGCCCAATTTAAATAGATTCGACAGCCAAGCTTGGCAACTCTTCCAACAAGGCGAGCAGACTCTCGTTGATACAGAGCGACTACGCGAGTGGATAGAGCGCGATGAGTAG
- a CDS encoding ATP-binding protein codes for MDERNHPNRMVKRNIQHNARDIGAELDWFRQILKVRSKLNAREETETDDVYTIKPPVFNGSRSAYSKFIKEYKLDFEERFLVILALVPHIKPELLDLFLAKNRTTEQIYTEFGGKKGKHHHGFLPTGETAAFILAGSDLERRFSIQNTFDADRTFSKFDILSLEEMENGEPPLSGALQLSRQVLDLLILGEHRKPQFSTEFPARLLTTKMDWNDLVLSDSILGQLTETETWILHRDTLMKKWGMERILKPGYKTLFHGPPGTGKTLTATLLGKKTGRDVYRIDLSQTVSKYIGETEKNLSRIFDRAENRDWILFFDEADALFGNRTATKDAHDRFANQQVSYLLQRIEDHNGLVILASNLKNNIDSAFLRRLQTLIHFPMPGSRERLMLWQNGFSDSVELESKIDLEAIAKEYELSGGTIINIIQHSSLKALGRKSNRIKQADLLEGIKRELHKNRRTL; via the coding sequence CAGACAAATTCTGAAAGTACGCTCGAAGCTAAACGCCCGCGAGGAGACAGAAACTGATGATGTGTACACCATCAAACCGCCCGTTTTTAATGGAAGCCGGTCGGCCTACTCCAAATTCATCAAAGAGTATAAACTCGATTTCGAGGAGCGATTTCTGGTAATCCTGGCACTGGTCCCCCACATCAAACCGGAATTACTGGATCTTTTTTTAGCGAAGAATCGAACAACAGAACAGATTTATACGGAATTTGGGGGCAAAAAAGGAAAGCACCACCACGGATTTCTGCCGACCGGGGAAACGGCAGCCTTCATCCTGGCAGGCAGTGATCTTGAACGGCGTTTTTCTATTCAAAACACGTTCGATGCAGATCGTACATTTTCGAAATTCGATATTCTCAGTCTGGAGGAGATGGAGAACGGGGAGCCTCCCCTCAGTGGTGCACTTCAGCTATCGCGGCAGGTTCTGGATCTGTTGATCCTGGGTGAGCATCGAAAGCCACAGTTCAGCACGGAGTTCCCGGCCCGGCTGCTCACTACAAAAATGGATTGGAATGACCTGGTACTCAGCGATTCCATCCTGGGGCAGCTTACCGAAACCGAAACATGGATTCTTCATCGCGACACGCTGATGAAGAAGTGGGGAATGGAGAGAATACTGAAACCCGGCTACAAAACCCTTTTCCATGGCCCCCCGGGAACAGGGAAAACGCTAACGGCAACACTGCTTGGTAAAAAAACAGGCCGGGATGTCTACCGTATTGATCTCTCGCAAACGGTTTCCAAATATATCGGGGAAACGGAGAAGAACCTGTCCCGAATTTTTGACCGCGCTGAAAACCGGGATTGGATTCTCTTTTTTGATGAAGCGGATGCCCTATTTGGAAATCGTACCGCCACGAAAGATGCGCACGACCGGTTTGCCAACCAGCAGGTCTCCTATCTTCTGCAGCGGATTGAAGATCACAACGGGCTTGTCATCCTGGCATCCAATCTGAAAAACAATATTGACAGTGCTTTTCTGAGACGCCTCCAAACCCTGATCCATTTTCCAATGCCGGGAAGCAGGGAGCGTTTAATGCTCTGGCAAAACGGGTTCAGTGATTCAGTCGAACTGGAGTCAAAAATCGACCTGGAGGCGATTGCAAAAGAGTACGAACTCTCGGGCGGAACGATCATCAACATTATACAGCACAGTTCGCTGAAAGCCCTTGGCCGGAAGAGTAACAGGATTAAACAGGCTGATCTGCTGGAAGGGATCAAGCGGGAGCTTCATAAAAACCGACGAACGCTTTAA
- a CDS encoding Fic family protein, which translates to MSKNLLYPINPDRTKPWNDLPDLPIAPELYRDVEIYEQLGHAKEALALLTGRSIAIPNPSMLINSITLQEAKVSSEIENVFTTDDELYKAVSDTSNDHEASASTKEVLRYREALWDGHHYLKEHGTFDRDYFIRLYRIIQESGDGIRPPFARTFIRMGGTGPNAGKPAFTPPRGKGVVEAKLDNLIEFLNRPESEPADPLLKMCIAHYQFEVIHPFRDGNGRVGRIMNIHIVTRDSQLDLPILYLSRYILEHKHDYYEHLAGVSRAGQWKKWILFMLKAVEWTSRLTLRKVNDIIETREEILQVIREQTDIRRPEDLAEAIFTQPYTKVTHLTDRGLYAENTARNYLNELVELQVLEKKEIKGRHYYINPALTEILSY; encoded by the coding sequence ATGTCCAAAAACCTGCTCTACCCAATCAATCCCGATCGGACCAAACCGTGGAATGATCTGCCCGATCTTCCAATCGCGCCGGAACTCTACCGGGATGTGGAGATCTACGAACAGCTTGGCCACGCAAAAGAGGCGCTGGCGCTGCTGACCGGTCGCAGTATCGCCATCCCGAACCCTTCCATGCTGATCAACTCCATCACACTGCAGGAGGCGAAGGTCTCCAGTGAAATCGAAAATGTATTTACTACGGACGATGAGCTCTACAAGGCCGTGAGCGACACATCAAACGATCACGAGGCCTCTGCATCTACAAAAGAGGTGCTTCGCTACCGGGAGGCGTTGTGGGACGGGCATCACTACCTGAAGGAACACGGGACGTTTGACCGCGACTATTTCATCCGGCTCTATCGCATCATCCAGGAGAGCGGAGATGGAATTCGTCCGCCTTTTGCACGGACGTTTATCCGGATGGGCGGAACGGGTCCGAATGCGGGAAAGCCGGCTTTTACACCGCCCCGGGGAAAAGGAGTGGTCGAAGCCAAGCTGGATAACCTTATTGAATTTCTTAATCGTCCTGAATCAGAACCGGCAGATCCATTGCTGAAAATGTGCATCGCCCACTACCAGTTTGAGGTGATTCACCCGTTTCGCGACGGCAACGGGCGGGTTGGCCGCATCATGAATATTCATATTGTCACACGAGATTCTCAGCTTGATCTCCCGATTCTCTACCTTAGCCGGTACATCCTGGAGCACAAACACGATTACTATGAACACCTGGCCGGGGTATCACGCGCAGGGCAATGGAAGAAGTGGATCCTGTTTATGCTTAAAGCAGTGGAATGGACCTCCCGCCTGACTCTCCGCAAGGTGAACGACATCATCGAAACCCGTGAGGAGATCCTGCAGGTGATCCGCGAACAGACCGACATCCGCCGACCCGAAGATCTGGCCGAGGCAATCTTCACACAGCCCTACACCAAGGTGACTCACCTGACCGACCGCGGCCTCTACGCCGAAAACACCGCGCGAAACTACCTCAATGAGCTGGTTGAGCTGCAGGTGCTGGAGAAAAAGGAGATCAAAGGACGGCACTACTATATTAACCCAGCACTGACGGAGATTTTGTCTTATTAA
- a CDS encoding type II toxin-antitoxin system Phd/YefM family antitoxin codes for MNTKSKKWQLQEAKNRFNEVVRKAFEEGPQTVTKHGKDSVVVLSAEDYRKLEQPRTSLVEFFQKSPLSEVEIDLTRDKSPSRKVEL; via the coding sequence ATGAACACAAAATCTAAGAAGTGGCAGTTACAGGAAGCTAAAAACAGGTTTAACGAAGTGGTTCGGAAAGCATTCGAAGAGGGACCGCAAACCGTTACGAAGCATGGAAAAGACAGCGTAGTGGTGCTATCAGCTGAAGACTATCGGAAATTAGAACAACCGAGAACATCCCTGGTTGAGTTTTTTCAGAAATCTCCTCTTTCAGAAGTTGAAATTGATCTTACGCGAGACAAGTCCCCCTCCCGTAAAGTTGAGCTATGA
- a CDS encoding Dabb family protein produces MNTLIAGLLLTVSFAMVVPVQAQSSESDTEQALVHTVFFWFNDDVSEEDHSNFYEELKKLMEIDEILHGWIGVPAATEERGVIDNTYDYSITFVFEDEAAEHEYQVHPIHQEFIEKNAHLWADVTVYDAVTPGE; encoded by the coding sequence ATGAACACATTGATTGCAGGTCTATTATTAACAGTAAGCTTTGCGATGGTTGTTCCTGTTCAGGCTCAGAGCAGTGAATCAGATACCGAACAAGCTCTTGTACATACAGTCTTTTTCTGGTTTAATGATGATGTGAGTGAGGAAGATCATTCAAACTTCTATGAAGAACTGAAAAAACTCATGGAGATCGACGAGATTCTTCACGGCTGGATTGGGGTTCCTGCTGCAACAGAAGAGCGTGGAGTGATTGATAATACATACGACTACTCAATCACATTTGTGTTTGAAGATGAAGCTGCAGAACATGAATACCAGGTTCACCCGATCCACCAGGAATTTATCGAAAAAAATGCGCACCTCTGGGCAGATGTGACGGTATACGATGCAGTAACACCGGGAGAGTAG
- a CDS encoding type II toxin-antitoxin system VapC family toxin, whose translation MSYLIDTCCISELVKKKPNPNVVRWFADRDEFSMYLSVITFGELRKGIEKLPDSKKKKELNRWVKEDLNQRFKNRVLSIDMEEVNKWGEILATAEQKGKPLPAIDTLIAATAQVHDL comes from the coding sequence ATGAGCTATCTGATAGATACATGCTGTATTTCAGAGCTGGTTAAAAAGAAACCAAATCCAAATGTTGTGAGATGGTTCGCCGATCGGGATGAGTTCTCCATGTATTTAAGCGTCATTACGTTTGGCGAATTGAGAAAAGGAATTGAAAAATTACCCGATTCGAAAAAGAAGAAAGAGCTAAATAGATGGGTAAAAGAGGATTTGAACCAGCGATTCAAAAATCGTGTCCTCAGCATTGATATGGAAGAAGTGAATAAATGGGGTGAAATTTTAGCTACAGCAGAACAGAAAGGGAAACCACTTCCGGCCATTGATACACTTATTGCCGCCACAGCCCAGGTTCATGATCTATAG
- a CDS encoding M15 family metallopeptidase, which produces MKKRIRVVQQILQEKGLYDGAIDGIAGPITMRALASIDEVNSSDPKTRQITTFVQVEANKRGIDAGPVDGLWGPQTNAAFEELVYRIENGEPTPEWRPDEIEIQNPNQWPVQRTPEFREFYGERGTRQVMLDFPYPMRLSWDLRIQCRRTQCHENVYDSLGRVLQKVKEIYGENSIRELHLDQFGGCLNERPIRGGSAWSMHSWGIALDFDHRRNALHWGRDRAAFAHPDYNDWWKCWEEEGWISLGRKRNFDWMHVQAARLPE; this is translated from the coding sequence ATGAAAAAACGAATCAGAGTCGTACAACAGATATTACAAGAAAAAGGCCTCTACGACGGCGCGATTGATGGAATTGCCGGTCCGATCACGATGCGGGCACTTGCTTCGATTGATGAGGTGAATAGCAGCGATCCTAAAACGCGGCAAATCACCACATTTGTTCAGGTGGAGGCGAACAAGCGTGGTATTGATGCCGGGCCGGTAGATGGACTTTGGGGACCGCAGACCAATGCGGCATTTGAAGAATTGGTATATCGGATAGAGAACGGAGAACCGACACCTGAATGGAGGCCCGATGAAATTGAGATTCAAAACCCGAACCAATGGCCGGTTCAGCGTACACCGGAATTTCGAGAATTTTATGGAGAGCGCGGCACACGTCAGGTGATGCTCGATTTTCCCTACCCGATGCGATTATCCTGGGATCTCAGGATTCAATGCAGGCGAACGCAATGCCATGAAAATGTTTATGACAGTCTTGGGCGGGTTCTGCAAAAAGTAAAAGAGATTTATGGTGAAAACAGTATTCGCGAACTTCACCTGGATCAATTTGGCGGCTGCCTGAACGAGAGGCCAATACGCGGTGGCAGCGCTTGGTCGATGCACTCCTGGGGTATTGCACTCGATTTTGACCACAGAAGAAATGCGCTGCACTGGGGACGCGACCGCGCAGCATTTGCCCATCCCGATTACAACGACTGGTGGAAATGCTGGGAAGAAGAAGGGTGGATCAGCCTTGGCCGAAAACGCAACTTCGACTGGATGCACGTGCAGGCCGCAAGGCTACCTGAGTAG
- a CDS encoding cytochrome c has translation MPELSFVFNMIFRQSSVLPTFILFFMLLTFTACGESEPWEDRHGYGPVTSPVDKEDEPNSQLALEGKQIFETYCDACHGLNTSISGPALGSVADNRTAEFIINYTLNPAENRRNHPIGQELSDRYSASMTSTGISEEQARAVYEYLRYYAEYGEPGE, from the coding sequence ATGCCAGAACTTAGTTTCGTTTTTAATATGATTTTTCGGCAATCCTCTGTTCTTCCTACATTTATTCTGTTCTTTATGTTACTCACATTCACAGCCTGCGGGGAAAGCGAACCGTGGGAAGACCGGCACGGGTACGGTCCGGTTACCAGTCCGGTAGATAAAGAAGATGAACCGAATAGTCAGCTCGCCCTTGAAGGAAAACAGATATTTGAAACGTATTGTGATGCGTGCCACGGGTTAAATACATCCATCAGCGGTCCCGCACTGGGAAGTGTGGCTGATAATCGAACCGCAGAGTTTATCATAAACTACACGCTCAATCCCGCCGAAAACCGGCGAAACCACCCCATCGGACAGGAGTTGTCAGATCGTTATTCTGCATCGATGACCAGCACCGGAATCAGCGAAGAGCAGGCGCGGGCTGTCTACGAGTATCTCAGATATTATGCTGAGTACGGCGAACCAGGTGAATAG
- a CDS encoding addiction module protein, with protein sequence MPIPDSLEQDALKLEEKDRLHLLLKLLESFEPNTKGRNTIQNWVEEADTRYQSWKAGEMKTIPEEEVFREIRSDRKDQVEFFEAARFDLNKSFHYYSGIDTELESDSVLKFEHIF encoded by the coding sequence ATGCCCATTCCTGATTCACTTGAACAAGATGCCTTAAAGCTTGAAGAGAAAGATCGCTTGCACCTTCTGCTTAAACTCCTTGAAAGTTTTGAGCCGAATACAAAGGGGCGAAATACAATTCAAAATTGGGTTGAGGAAGCAGATACCCGTTATCAGTCCTGGAAGGCAGGGGAAATGAAGACAATTCCTGAAGAAGAAGTGTTCCGGGAAATCAGAAGCGATCGGAAGGATCAGGTTGAATTTTTTGAAGCTGCACGATTTGATTTGAATAAAAGCTTTCATTATTACTCAGGCATTGATACTGAACTTGAATCAGACTCAGTTTTAAAATTCGAACATATATTCTGA
- a CDS encoding endonuclease/exonuclease/phosphatase family protein translates to MKNYYINWWNLENLFDVEDSNDRPDYLKSRLRSELKGWNEHVLDKKLNQISSIIRQMNNGQGPEIIGVCEVENKPVMDKLVDKLNPLNRNYVTAHHDTSDNRGIDIAFIYDGDLFDFEGQFHYEVLKRSATRDLFQVNFRTKKGNAFILIGNHWPARSAGIYESEPYRIIAAETLSYWLVRIFEIRGSGIQVFVMGDFNDECFNRSVCDYALSTNSEDKVRYSHIPRLYNLMWQSHGQTKGTYYYQNFPLNIDQVLVSKGGILKNSPLRIANFPGGDRAWIETFPEMVSGGRYPAPIRFGRPSSKSTYHPDTGFSDHYPVSMMLSEK, encoded by the coding sequence ATGAAAAACTATTACATCAACTGGTGGAACCTGGAAAACCTGTTCGATGTGGAAGATTCAAATGATCGGCCTGATTATTTGAAAAGCCGGTTAAGAAGTGAATTGAAGGGGTGGAATGAACATGTACTGGATAAAAAATTAAATCAGATCTCTTCAATTATCCGGCAAATGAATAACGGGCAGGGACCGGAAATTATCGGTGTTTGTGAAGTGGAAAATAAGCCGGTGATGGATAAACTGGTTGACAAATTGAACCCGCTTAACCGTAATTATGTAACTGCCCATCACGATACGAGTGACAACCGCGGGATTGACATCGCCTTTATTTATGATGGCGACCTGTTCGATTTTGAAGGGCAGTTTCATTACGAAGTGTTAAAAAGAAGCGCCACAAGAGATCTGTTCCAGGTCAATTTCCGAACCAAAAAGGGAAATGCCTTTATTTTAATTGGCAACCACTGGCCTGCACGAAGCGCCGGGATCTATGAATCAGAACCCTACCGGATTATTGCCGCCGAAACATTAAGCTACTGGCTGGTGCGAATTTTTGAAATCAGGGGAAGCGGTATTCAGGTGTTTGTAATGGGAGATTTTAATGACGAATGTTTCAACAGATCGGTGTGTGATTATGCGCTCTCCACCAATTCCGAAGATAAAGTGCGATACTCGCATATACCGAGGTTATATAATTTAATGTGGCAGTCGCACGGGCAGACGAAAGGCACCTATTATTACCAGAATTTTCCCCTGAATATCGATCAGGTTTTAGTTTCGAAGGGTGGTATTTTGAAAAACTCTCCACTGCGGATCGCTAATTTTCCAGGGGGCGACAGAGCCTGGATAGAAACCTTCCCGGAAATGGTGAGCGGCGGCCGTTATCCCGCGCCCATTCGGTTTGGCAGGCCGTCATCGAAATCTACCTATCACCCGGATACCGGATTCAGCGATCATTATCCCGTATCAATGATGCTTAGTGAGAAGTAG
- a CDS encoding 3-oxoacyl-ACP synthase III family protein, with protein MEKSITSVITGTGSYIPETVVDNSDFLDHSFLERNGDSFGKSNREIIEKFQEITGIKQRRYADDNWVASDLAAAAAEKAIEDSGMDPESLDYIIVAHNFGDVRHGNRRSDMVPSLASRVKAKLKIINPECIAYDLPFGCPGWLQGIIQANYFIRSGDANSALIIGTETLSRISDPHDRDSMIYADGAGATILQAGEPGGSKGILSHAARTDTESQAFYLAMDKSYNHNHDDTLFLKMDGRKLYQYAITHVPGLVKKSIDKANLEITDIKKVLIHQANEKMDEAILSRLFKLYDLGSDDIPDGIMPMTISWLGNTSVATVPTLLDLIIRDEMEGQQIHPGDEVVFASVGAGMNINSVVYRF; from the coding sequence ATGGAGAAAAGTATTACATCAGTCATCACCGGAACAGGATCGTATATTCCTGAAACTGTTGTCGACAACAGCGATTTTTTAGACCACAGTTTTCTTGAACGTAACGGAGACTCATTCGGGAAATCAAACCGGGAGATTATCGAAAAATTTCAGGAAATCACCGGCATCAAACAGCGCCGGTATGCGGATGACAATTGGGTTGCTTCTGATTTAGCCGCCGCTGCAGCTGAAAAAGCGATTGAAGACTCCGGTATGGATCCGGAATCACTCGATTATATAATCGTCGCTCATAATTTCGGGGATGTCCGCCACGGAAACCGGCGTTCTGATATGGTTCCAAGCCTCGCTTCGCGGGTGAAAGCAAAACTAAAAATCATAAATCCTGAGTGTATTGCGTATGATCTGCCGTTCGGCTGCCCGGGATGGCTTCAGGGGATCATCCAGGCGAACTATTTTATCAGGAGCGGCGATGCAAATTCAGCGCTCATCATCGGTACGGAAACTCTTTCCCGAATCAGTGATCCCCACGACCGCGACAGCATGATCTATGCCGACGGAGCCGGGGCAACCATCCTACAGGCAGGAGAGCCCGGCGGTTCAAAAGGAATTCTGTCTCACGCCGCACGAACCGATACCGAATCACAGGCGTTCTACCTGGCGATGGATAAATCGTACAACCACAATCACGACGACACTCTTTTTCTGAAAATGGATGGCCGCAAGCTCTACCAGTATGCGATCACCCATGTGCCCGGACTGGTGAAAAAAAGCATCGACAAAGCCAACCTTGAAATCACCGACATCAAAAAAGTGCTGATCCACCAGGCAAATGAAAAGATGGATGAAGCGATTCTCTCTCGCTTGTTCAAACTGTATGATTTAGGGTCAGATGATATCCCGGACGGCATCATGCCGATGACCATATCCTGGCTCGGCAACACCAGCGTGGCAACCGTCCCCACCCTGCTTGACCTGATTATTCGCGACGAAATGGAGGGGCAACAAATTCACCCCGGAGATGAAGTGGTTTTCGCATCCGTCGGCGCCGGTATGAATATCAATTCGGTGGTGTACAGGTTTTAG